From the genome of Malus sylvestris chromosome 13, drMalSylv7.2, whole genome shotgun sequence:
CCGAGATTCGCAATAGGCGTTCCGACAAGGTATACATatacatttattattttttgtctttttaaaaTTAACTTTCATTCTTCCTGGCTCTCTTTTAGCCTTTCATGTTTGTAATATAATGTTGCAAAAATTAATGCAATTATTCTTTTATGTGGTCTCCGTTTGGTTAGATAATATGTAGAGGTAGATAAGTCACACTCGTCTCATTTATTCTGTAGCCACAACTTGCGGTGTGGGACTCCAATTGTTCCCCCATGCCATCCTCACCAGACCCTCTCATTTGTATATGTTTCTGTCTAAATTGAGGTGGATAATTATATATGTGTAACTGATTAGTTATTATGTATTAATTTGTTAGTTAATGTGTTCCGATTAATATTTTGGCAGGCGTCGGCGTCGAAGGTTTTGGAAGAGACTTGCAATTATATTAGAAACTTACACAGAGAGGTGGATGACCTAAGTGAGCGCTTATCAGAGCTTTTGGCCACGACGGACATGGATAACGACCAAGCAGCCATTATTAGGAGTTTACTtatgtgatgatatatgtaCGGAGAGCTTCCTAATTAATCATCAGTGTTAAGTACTAGTACTGTTAAAACTCTTTTTGTCGTGAGCCTTTGATATATAAATCTGGCTAGTTAGCTAGCTAGGGTTTGCTCATTAGGCCAGAAGAAAGAGATTTTTTTcgtcttctttcttttccttttttcattGACAAGAATGTGACATGGAGTAGTCTTCAGTCCATGTCTATGCTATTACTTCCGAGTTTCGACGACGTGTAGTAAGTTTTTAACTTTGGTAAtaataaaagcacttttagacTTCTACttcttttaatttgtgttggatcatatatatatatatatatatatgtatgtatgtatgtatgtgtctatatattatatatataattcaaaTCTCAATAGCTATATCCATTCGGAGAAAACTGAATTTCTTAATATTATCTGTTATTTGTGATTGTGACACTTATAGTGAATATTTAGCTATATATATACAACCGATAATACTATTTGTATATATACAATTATCAGTTCTGATGATACAATTCCGTAAGAGGGATGAACTATATTATTTTATGCAGAACATACTTGTATAAGAGACTACGTCAACAAATACGATATTTTTCTTACGTCAACAAATATGATATAATAGTTTGTGTGTCTAGATAATATTATTCTTCAACAATACACGTGATTAGTTAATTGTTGaaatattattcatcattttttGTATACATTAAAATGTTAGATGTGGACTGTAGAGGCAACATTGAGGCTGACAATGTCAATCGAACATGTGACTTTACCCCACATATAAATTTACTTACCAATTTGGTAACAAAATAATTCCAGTGAATTTGTTGTACTAATTAACTAGCGGTAGGAGGATTATGCCATGACAAATAAACATCATGCAGAAAATCTCTGGTGTGTTCACATTATCAACTCTGAAGCTCATTGAATATACGACAACTCGATCTCAAAGAATTCTCATGCTCGTCCTAATTATAAAGTTAATTGGAAGAGCTAGCACGGAAGAGTTACCTAGTCATTACTTCTATGCGTGATTACTCCCCGGTGATGGAAATGAAGGAATGTGGAATGGTTTTACAAGTAACAGTCGCTAATTAATCTAAACTACGAGAAAAGAGACGAAATAATGGTGTAGAGTGGAAAGCGTTGTTCTAACCAATTTAGCTAAACCAAAATATGCAAATGTGGAAGggttaattatataaaataagtaAAATACAAGAgtttaattaaacaaacaagtatgatatTGTTCAATGTGATTGTCACACACTGCCGCATAACGTTATTATTTCACTCATGTTATATACTTTTAATATAATACGGGAATTAGTAACATCATTTGTCGGTGTAACACTCAATATGTTTCCATGTAAAAACGGGACCTAACTATTACTATAGAGTGGTGTCAAATTCAAGGTCAATTAACTGGGGAATGTGACTTTCAGACCAAATTAATTTGGTAATCGGTGCATTCTTACACGTTATACCATGTAAACTGGACCTAAATATTACTGTAAGATCCATAGTATGCCAGCTCACAGCTATGGCTAGATGCTCATGCAAAGAACCGAAAATTTACTATTTGCTTGTGTAGTTTCAACTTTGAACACAAGAATATAGCTCACAGAATTAGTCGAAAATGTAGTGCCTTGCATCACATGGAAGGAACAGCTTAATTAAAAAGCGAATTACGAAGGAAATTGGTTTAGATTTAACTCGtttgaaagtatttttaaaataacttaaatcgtatttggtgaaaatatttttcaaaCAAATCCTTAGTAGAAGTTATTCtgaaaaagcactttaagtgtttccTACAAGAAATACATATATGTTGCTTCTTtgaaaaaaacatcaaaattcaaaagataAATAGCTTATATTAAATGAAATCAAAGTCTAATCGTTTCTAAAGTACCAAAATTTAAACTCTAGAAGAAGAAAGAGTGGACCTTAATTTGCATACTCCCCGGGCGCTACTCccgcaaacatgatattgaaaAAAACATGGATAAGACATCAAATGGTCTCTCAACGTGACAAACATATTTCTTGCAAGATAATTGCTCTTGGTatagattttgaaaaaaaagaaatatcatAAGAATTTATTATTCTATTGGTCCACATACCATACTCGATCAGAAGTTGCTGAATTTGTTCATTCAACTGACTACAAATGCGCTCACATCAAATTTGAACTCACTAACGTAAGTTTTTCTAATCAATTGCTCACACGTATTGTGAGACGTCTAGACACCTTCATCATTTAGTGTAAGATAATCTCAACAGttactgtagacatcgaaatttcggtaaataaatattgaccgataaatcaaagtgtcaacgctcatgtattacataaattttacacgtagcgtgtgactcaacgaaaattgaaatgagttggaaaagtcatcaaataggac
Proteins encoded in this window:
- the LOC126596649 gene encoding transcription factor PRE6-like, which codes for MSSRRSSRSRQSSSRNNNSISDEQITDLVTKLQQLLPEIRNRRSDKASASKVLEETCNYIRNLHREVDDLSERLSELLATTDMDNDQAAIIRSLLM